CTTTACCATCACAACAAGATATTCATGTAAGCAGAACTCATCTTTGTAATTATCTATTTGACTCATTAAAATCAGGAAAACTTTTTAGGagtcttaaaggggctgttcaccttcgaTTTCTAgattctaaaataatttgcaattagttttaattttgtatcatttgtgatttttgagtaaTTTGACTTTGTTTTCAGCTGCTCTCTGGTATGCAAtgtcagcaatcaggttgctaaggtccaaattaccctagaaatcatgcattaatttgaataatagaccagaatatgaatagaagagggcatgaaaagaaagatgagtaataaaacgtagcctcacatagcatttgtttttagatagggtcagtgacccccccctttCGAAAACGGGtgagaatcagaagaagaaggcaattaattaaaaaactataaaaaataaataatgaagaccaattgaaaagttgcttagaattggcctttccatagcatactaaacattaacaccCCTTTAAGGTCAGAACAGAAGGGAGAAAAAGTTATTATCATTGTGCTAGGCTTCTTACTCATGATATGCCACCACagtttctttagtttttttttttttaagtattttatattGAGGAACCtgtgaatatgtattttttctttttttgcatattttagatGTTGTTACCCTCTTGTTGCTGTGTTTTGCACTTTAGTACTTATTGTCTACAATATATGCACAATGCACTCAAATTTATGGATAATGTTAGTGTTTCACAGTAGGAAATATTGCAGCTGCGTTTTTGAAAAATAtggcaatacattttatttattatatatttagtatttattgttTAATTCTTTGCACTGTCATTGTTTATCGTATTTAAGCCCTATTGCATATTTGTTTATGTACGAGTATACTGttaaaaaatgacagttttggaATGATCAGGGTACATTTCACTGCAGGTTGTATTTGTATAACCAGTGtcgtaactagatatcactgggccccttagcaaattatttttcaagcccccaaaatgtctagaggttttaccaatatttattgaaattttatatgaattagtgcCTCACAGGCATAGTGATTCAGTTGTATAGATACTAAAACATGCAAGGTTTACTGTAATCATTTTAGTTTAATTTGATTTACGTTAACCGTTTCTAAGCCACCATATTGTACCTGTCAGGTATCAAGGtgagtctgaaggtatgagcctcccccacgcttcccactgagctgcgccctgaaaattggtacaggacggtcccagataaggaatagcaggagtgccagATGGGCCCGcagaataacagttcgtaataaggactcagcacttatctgcagtcaAAGAAacgaagtcagggacaggcctgGTCATACACAGAAAACgatcaggaagcaggtgccaGTTGAGGaaaatccagaagagtagtcagggaagccaaggtcgagatcaggaataacaaacacaggaatccagggataatcagaagaatagtcaggaacaagccgtagtcgtaatcagaataatcatcagtagtaaatacgcttaggggcaaattcactaaagtgcgaagcgccgaacgctagcgttaattcgctagcattggccattttcgctactgcgcaaattcactaacggacgctggcgtagtttcgctagtgttacttcgcaaccttacgccaggcgaatcttcgctagcgacgaaactatgcgaattcactaacttgcgcagtgtagcgaacgctaccttttacgctagacttccttcgccacctcagacctggcgaagcgcaatagggattgtttcaaaaaagtcaaaaaattttctaagtcccaaaaaacgctggtgtgttttctacatgacgggtgataggctgaaaaagatcaaaaattttttggggctccccttcctcccccctacatttcctgactcatggcaacttacctagacagtgggcacatgtgtagggcaaaataaaatttttattggctgatttgaaggttttctaggcatttgtagtgcagatacgtgttcctccattgaaatttgaatttcgcgccgtatgcaaattagccttcgctagcgcaacttcgctttatttAGCGAAACAACGCtggcgcaactccgcaacctttcgctacccctgtgcgaaacttcgcatttttgtgaatttgcatagcgctggcaaaaattcgcctggcgaagtgcggtgaagagcggcgaagttgcgcctggcgcaacttcgattcttagtgaatttgccccttagtgtcagtagtgacgatcacctcgcattgagcctaggcctgagcgaccttttaaccccaggacgcacgtttgcgtcagaacgcgcgcctgcgtctggACGCGCGCCTGCGCAAGAACACGAGCACGCATTAGAACATGCGCCTGCGCTAGCAACAGGCGCTGGCGTGGGGACGTCGGCCAGAACCTGACAGTACCAGTGTGCTTATACTGTAGGTTCCAGATTCCCCTGTGCCGCCCTGTGACTAATTTCAACACAAAGGGCAGAAAGAATAGAAACCCCTTCCTACAAGCTAACCACGAACGGCTGAAAAACATGAGACATCCTCCTTGCTGTTAGTAGTAACTGCCAAGATACAGGATTAAATAATTAGGATATGTCACTGTTACTTCCCCTTTTTTGTAGCATAGGATGGGGTGATGCTCATAATGCTCTATGTGTATAAGTCTGCTGCTTCACCCAGGCTCTTTCCTCTTGTTGGTCAATATTTTAagtcaatatttatatatttgaaaaattatataatttaggCCATGGACCAGACCCCCCTAGACAAGAGTCTGCCAAGCTCTGCACTTTTTGGTTACTTTATATAATCTTTTAACCCATTAATGGAATGATACAAAATGAGAAACCACCAGAAGCCCTTCAGGCACCCTACCCATTGGAGAGCCCTTTACAATGAAATGTGACAATACctctgtagcgctatagtaaactgagtgcaccttactctactataagcttcactcccagtacatatgcttcggatgagaccttaaaatcttagggagtgagccttcgcagtgatgtggaagcagggtctagtgcaactgtaactgtatttagggtgcaaataattgggcgtcAGTGGTTCATAAAAcataaccatagaacagatttattgagcatacaatcctcagtggagtgtacataaagagaacatttcAGGATCATTCATTAcaatgaataggcagtactcacagcacctttggtcagtatgattctcctcagagataggaacaatagcagctttgaggaggtacacccagctttcaaccttttccctaagtggaacctgaggggaatactatctaccctaggtctgtacacttctgggcaattagtacccgggatcttgaccccactacaatcctcgtaggactctcaagctgctcagctaaataatctgactgtctgtcactcctagagtgacctataaaggtgagtagcctattcttactagacctgacctgtctaggttccactcgagcgcTGCctccagcacaagatggaccctgaaagcatggcttcagagccttttatactctagcacagtgccatctgctggtcattgtgagaaacagcaaggggcatagcttaaaggggaaggaaacctcgtcggcgctaaccccccttgttacttacccttctgcgcaggtccagtccagggagttcacaggcgacatcttcttccacacgatcttcttcctcctttgaccggcgcatgcgcagtaggatcgtttcgctggtacgatctactgcgcatgcgcgtgacttttggtgcatgcgcagtagatccgtaccggcgaaatgctcctactgcgcatgcgccaaaacgccggtcaaaggaggaagaagatcgcgtggaagaagatgtcgtctgtgaactccctggactggacctgcgcagaagggtaagtaacaagttaggggcatttgcccagcgggaggggtaggccagggggaggagggagggggggcaatacacgggaggggggttagcaccgacgaggtttccttcccctttaaagcaggaataggaaacagttacccctcccaactgtattttaggacccagttaggtgtctataacaccagggaaactgcctgctaaataatactggggatggctattCTACACACCTTCTAACCTTATTAGTTATGGTCTTGTTAGTATTAATAAATGCCCACCAGTCATTTGGCTGCTACAgtcagcaggggcgatcctggcccctctgccacctgaggcagcagcagttgctgctgccacccctaccccggaaattcactcttaaagtaccaggagcagcatttttgctgcccccggtacctagtggggtgctgccgcctgaggcgacagcctcaactcgcctcattggcgaagcacccctgacagTCAGGCAATTGGGATTTCTGTTGTGATGATGGGGTTAAACAATGTCCTTCTGCTGCAGGCCAGACAAGACTTACTGTCCACCAATGACTGGAATTCAGAATGCTGTACATGATGTACTGTAGGTTTGATTCACTTATTCCTTCAATAACTTgagtaaaaatggaaataaaccTCCCATGATGGCAGCAATATCACAGCAATCATATATGTCTTGCATAAAATACTTTTCAGTACAGAAAAGAAATGATTAAACCTCAAAGatgtggtttacctttaaactaacttttagcatgatgtagagagtgatattctgagacaatttgcaattggttttcatttttaattatttgtggtttttttattcagcagctctcacattttgaatttcagcatctggttgctatgttACAAATTACCCtcacaaccaggcagtggtttgaatgagagactggcatatgaataggagagatgaaaataaaaataaaaaatagcaataaaaataaaaattttaaaatatgcttagaattagccattctataatgtgtTAAacattaacctaaaggtgaacccttTAAATGATATTTGTTATCATTGTTGccactaaaaagaaaatattgggcCCCTAGAAATCAGATCCTTTGTTATAATTATCAATGAAAGCCAAGATCTCATTTATTGCTTGTAACTATTTATGTTAACCTGCCCAATGGAACTGCCAATGACACACTGCAGAAATTTTGTCCAGACCCTGCCCTATGAATAATTCAGAAAAGTGCCTATATTGGTGTCATATGTTTAAGCCACTAACCAGAATCCTTTAGCAGGGATGTGTTTTATATAACTACCCAAACCTGTCTTACTGGAGAATCAGTCCCAGCAGCTGCCATAGGAATTTGCCTGCAAGGGTTACTGTTCTGCAAACAGCCAGGAACGTGGGTCTGCCATCACTAACCTGGCAccagaataaagaataaataagtaTTTCTTATCCTGGGGGGGGGCTATGGTGGAATGAGACCTAAATCCTATTATGGAAGTAAGGATAATCGCTTTCAGACGGCTTATTTAATTGATTATTACTGATTTCCTTTCATTCTGTATAACACCCTTAAAGGGACAATCACACCAAAATATTGACATATTCTGTTTTGGCACAAATTAATACAGAATTCAAGTCTGACATATATCACATGAATATAGGGAGACAAGACATGtgactgtggggggggggctctggAGAACAGTAAGGACAGATGGTAGAGGGGTGAATACTGGGTTTCAGTGCTCCTCATCACTAGCAAGTACTCCTCATCAATAGCAAGCTGTGCTTTCAAAAGCATGCATGAGTGGCATTGGCTCAAAAAATTCCTGGGTGCCAGATATCATAGGGTCTTAAAAACTGCTGGGACACAATAAAGGGATGATGTCTAGTTTATTAACAAGCTGGTTACtggttccagtaaggattaattacatcttagttgggatcaagtacaaggtactgttattattattacagagaaaaaggaaatcattattttaaaattttgattatttgattaaaatggagtccatgggtgAAGGCTgtcccataattgggagctttctggataacagaattttGGATAGCTGTAGCTATACCTGTAtgtcttttgcacaaaatatTAAGGTCTTGGGAAGACAAACTATGCAAATAAAATTATCAGCACTGTACAAACaacaaatatttctaatattaatGCACCCAGAACATGGTTAATTGCCTTATTAATTAAATTTGGCTCTGTCTCAGAGGACTTAATTGCCCTCTTAATCACCTAGGTGGTCACTTTGTTTCTAAAGTTGTTGGGGGCCCCTCGGGCAaggaacaaaataattaaaattcgtAATCCAACTATTTACAGTTAAGTCATGATGTGTGTGCTGCGTTAGACCATAAGTACGGCGGTGCTCTGAGGGAAGCACTCTCTGTTAGACAGTGGCACCCTCTAGTGCTTGTTGGGAGAAAGTTTGCTGTGATGTCACATGCAGACAGAGGAGAGAGACAGCTATATTCAGGCAGGGTTTCTCATAAGCACAGAAATGGTTCAACAGAGCAGCATGACATCCTACCTCCACCGCTGCATTTCTGGCTGTCTGCATTTGGCaacaggagaagaaaaagaaagtgcAACAGAATACATCACCATAATGTCCTTTTAGTGCACTCCAGAACTAAACCCCTGCAGCAACAGGAAGGAAGGGTGAATTTGGCCAAGTGAAAGTTATTTGGACAGAGGCATCATTCCAGTCCTTAAGGTTAAGAGCTACTTGTGGAATTATTTAGGACTGCTTTGCTAGGTTCTAGGTTGCTGTTGAATAACAAGCGCCAAGATGCAGGTATCATCCGGTGATAACACATCAACTTTTCCTTATGACGTGCTGCTAGGGAATAACAGCTTGGCAGATGATGAAGAGACATTCGCCAATAAGACAACTTCACCGGTGAATTTGACACGAGCCATGCTGCTTGGTTTCACCCTTGGCGCCTTCATATCGGTGGCCATTGTTGGCAACATCATGGTCATTATTTCTGTGGTCACCAACAAGCACCTACGGATTCCTACCAACTACCTGATTGTCAACCTTGCCATAGCAGACTTATTACTTAGCTCCACCGTATTACCCTTTTCTGCAACCAAAGAAATTGTTGGTTATTGGGTTTTCGGCAGAATCCTTTGTGATGTCTGGGCGGCTATGGACGTTCTGTGCTGCACTGCATCAATTTTCAGCTTGTGCACCATCTCCATTGATAGATATATTGGCGTGCGGCACTCTCTCCGCTATCCTACTATAGTGACCAGGAAAAGGACAATTTTTTCCCTTCTCGGTGTCTGGATTTTTTCAACTGTTATCTCTATCGGGCCATTGTTGGGATGGAAGGAACCGGCTCCACCTGACACCTCTGTCTGTGATATAACTAcagaaaaacaagggaaagttgtgctcaccactattttttaaaaacattaggcgggggtgcaatgaggctgtgaccacaaaatacatatagacacatacaagagtcctctgcactcaacccattatcaatatatttaagacagcgacattttgtgcatactgctactaaaaaatgccttaccccttaaacaaaacagggattgtttgtccatatattgcaatatatttaagctggccaactacgtcaaagtcatcccatatctggccagtcctacgcttaattttcatctgattcattaagaattctattgcttcattatacattttacaaagggacaaggttttacctgcaacttaacttgctgctttcaaagtaaacctccatacttggctgcccttttattagacaccagtgggatcacctgactatagctgggaggggtgggagctacaacatagagctggtcactgctcttgtataactataacaaacaagggaaagttgtgctcaccactattttttaaaaacattaggcgggggtgcaatgaggctgtgaccacaaaatacatatagacacatacaagagtcctctgcactcaacccattatcaatatatttaagacagcgacattttgtgcatactgctactaaaaaatgccttaccccttaaacaaaacagggattgtttgtccatatattgcaatatatttaagctggccaactacgtcaaagtcatcccatatctggccagtcctacgcttaattttcatctgattcattaagaattctattgcttcattatacattttacaaagggacaaggttttacctgcaacttaacttgctgctttcaaagtaaacctccatacttggctgcccttttattagacaccagtgggatcacctgactatagctgggaggggtgggagctacaacatagagctggtcactgctcttgtataactataacaaacaagggaaagttgtgctcaccactattttttaaaaacattaggcgggggtgcaatgaggctgtgaccacaaaatacatatagacacatacaagagtcctctgcactcaacccattatcaatatatttaagacagcgacattttgtgcatactgctactaaaaatgccttaccccttaaacaaaacagggattgtttgtccatatattgcaatatatttaagctggccaactacgtcaaagtcatcccatatctggccagtcctacgcttaattttcatctgattcattaagaattctattgcttcattatacattttacaaagggacaaggttttacctgcaacttaacttgctgctttcaaagtaaacctccatacttggctgcccttttattagacaccagtgggatcacctgactatagctgggaggggtgggagctacaacatagagctggtcactgctcttgtataactataacaaacaagggaaagttgtgctcaccactattttttaaaaacattaggcgggggtgcaatgaggctgtgaccacaaaatacatatagacacatacaagagtcctctgcaaaatgtataatgaagcaatagaattcttaatgaatcagatgaaaattaagcgtaggactggccagatatgggatgactttgacgtagttggccagcttaaatatattgcaatatatggacaaacaatccctgttttgtttaaggggtaaggcattttttagtagcagtatgcacaaaatgtcgctgtcttaaatatattgataatgggttgagtgcagaggactcttgtatgtgtctatatgtattttgtggtcacagcctcattgcacccccgcctaatgtttttaaaaaatagtggtgagcacaactttcccttgtttgttatagttatacaagagcagtgaccagctctatgttgtagctcccacccctcccagctatagtcaggtgatcccactggtgtctaataaaagggcagccaagtatggaggtttactttgaaagcagcaagttaagttgcaggtaaaaccttgtccctttgtaaaatgtataatgaagcaatagaattcttaatgaatcagatgaaaattaagcgtaggactggccagatatgggatgactttgacgtagttggccagcttaaatatattgcaatatatggacaaacaatccctgttttgtttaaggggtaaggcattttttagtagcagtatgcacaaaatgtcgctgtcttaaatatattgataatgggttgagtgcagaggactcttgtatgtgtctatatgtattttgtggtcacagcctcattgcacccccgcctaatgtttttaaaaaatagtggtgagcacaactttcccttgtttgttatagttatacaagagcagtgaccagctctatgttgtagctcccacccctcccagctatagtcaggtgatcccactggtgtctaataaaagggcagccaagtatggaggtttactttgaaagcagcaagttaagttgcaggtaaaaccttgtccctttgtaaaatgtataatgaagcaatagaattcttaatgaatcagatgaaaattaagcgtaggactggccagatatgggatgactttgacgtagttggccagcttaaatatattgcaatatatggacaaacaatccctgttttgtttaaggggtaaggcattttttagtagcagtatgcacaaaatgtcgctgtcttaaatatattgataatgggttgagtgcagaggactcttgtatgtgtctatatgtattttgtggtcacagcctcattgcacccccgcctaatgtttttaaaaaatagtggtgagcacaactttcccttgtttgttatagttatacaagagcagtgaccagctctatgttgtagctcccacccctcccagctatagtcaggtgatcccactggtgtctaataaaagggcagccaagtatggaggtttactttgaaagcagcaagttaagttgcaggtaaaaccttgtccctttgtaaaatgtataatgaagcaatagaattcttaatgaatcagatgaaaattaagcgtaggactggccagatatgggatgactttgacgtagttggccagcttaaatatattgcaatatatggacaaacaatccctgttttgtttaaggggtaaggcattttttagtagcagtatgcacaaaatgtcgctgtcttaaatatattgataatgggttgagtgcagaggactcttgtatgtgtctatataactACAGAAACCTTTTATGCCATCTGCTCTTCTTTGGCATCATTCTACATCCCTTTGATAGTCATCTTAGTCATGTACTGTAGAGTCTACGTGGTGGCCAAAAGGATAACCAAGAACCTAGAAGCAGGTGTGATGAAAGAAATGATGGATTCCAAGGAGCTGACTCTCAGAATCCATTGCAGAAACATGCAGGATGATTCCTCCAACAACAGTAAGGTGAAGAACAACCAGCCTCGCAGCTCCTTATCCTTGAAATTATTCAAGTTCTCTAGGGAGAAGAAAGCTGCAAAGACCTTGGGAATCGTTGTTGGAATGTTCATTTTATGTTGGCTTCCATTCTTCACAGTCATGCCTCTCAGTAAGTTTAAATGTCTGGAGAATGGGAATATGACTGCATGTTAATACAGTGAATTGTATCAGGATTCTGGTTAACTGCAAATGGAAGGTTATTTtaggttgtttttatttattttgtttttacaattaaCATATAGTGAAACTAAGGATTTTCTTTATGTAACTAACTGCTGGTTTTGTTATCCcaccatatatttttcaaaaaaagccttttcttgctgatttgttttctatttatttaaggGAGGAGGGTGATTTTGG
Above is a genomic segment from Xenopus laevis strain J_2021 chromosome 3L, Xenopus_laevis_v10.1, whole genome shotgun sequence containing:
- the adra1b.L gene encoding alpha-1A adrenergic receptor: MQVSSGDNTSTFPYDVLLGNNSLADDEETFANKTTSPVNLTRAMLLGFTLGAFISVAIVGNIMVIISVVTNKHLRIPTNYLIVNLAIADLLLSSTVLPFSATKEIVGYWVFGRILCDVWAAMDVLCCTASIFSLCTISIDRYIGVRHSLRYPTIVTRKRTIFSLLGVWIFSTVISIGPLLGWKEPAPPDTSVCDITTETFYAICSSLASFYIPLIVILVMYCRVYVVAKRITKNLEAGVMKEMMDSKELTLRIHCRNMQDDSSNNSKVKNNQPRSSLSLKLFKFSREKKAAKTLGIVVGMFILCWLPFFTVMPLSSLSDQLTPPVTLEKIIFWLGYFNSCINPIIYPCSSKEFKRAFLRILTCQWGNKKHLAFRRSQYRPRPGSAVSHSRKDSLEETSQFINGSQRTIVTNAPSPRFLRNTCQENRTLEKKHPYFSGKLDHHKPLQSNEQDIPCSVFSSKGTTEYINDASVQNGL